From one Lolium rigidum isolate FL_2022 chromosome 4, APGP_CSIRO_Lrig_0.1, whole genome shotgun sequence genomic stretch:
- the LOC124706843 gene encoding histone H3.2, with product MARTKQTARKSTGGKAPRKQLATKAARKSAPATGGVKKPHRFRPGTVALREIRKYQKSTELLIRKLPFQRLVREIAQDFKTDLRFQSSAVSALQEAAEAYLVGLFEDTNLCAIHAKRVTIMPKDIQLARRIRGERA from the coding sequence ATGGCCCGCACGAAGCAGACGGCGAGGAAGTCCACGGGCGGCAAGGCCCCGCGCAAGCAGCTGGCGACCAAGGCGGCGCGCAAGTCGgcgcccgccaccggcggcgTGAAGAAGCCGCACCGCTTCCGCCCGGGCACCGTCGCGCTCCGCGAGATCCGCAAGTACCAGAAGAGCACCGAGCTGCTCATCCGCAAGCTCCCCTTCCAGCGCCTCGTGCGCGAGATCGCCCAGGACTTCAAGACCGACCTCCGCTTCCAGTCCTCCGCCGTCTCCGCGCTGCAGGAGGCCGCAGAGGCCTACCTCGTCGGGCTGTTCGAGGACACCAACCTCTGCGCCATCCACGCCAAGCGCGTCACCATCATGCCCAAGGACATCCAGCTCGCGCGCCGCATCAGGGGCGAGAGGGCCTAG